Proteins encoded together in one Triticum dicoccoides isolate Atlit2015 ecotype Zavitan chromosome 7B, WEW_v2.0, whole genome shotgun sequence window:
- the LOC119337087 gene encoding two-component response regulator ORR22-like isoform X2, whose translation MLLDAMTMEARKGLMERERERDQFPVGMRVLAVDDDPVCLKVLEVLLRRCQYHVTTTNQAATALRLLRENKDMFDLVISDVHMPDMDGFKLLELVGLEMDLPVIMLSVNGETKSVLKGITHGACDYLLKPVRIEELRNVWQHVVRRKFSNREPNNNHDLCKEISKPPSADSYHRLGQATCGMSSDQSNRAGKKRKEPHSEEEDEGEDNDDAAGSKKPRVVWSVELHRKFVAAVNQLGIDKAVPKRILELMNVEKLTRENVASHLQKYRLYLRRLSAVASQQASIAAAFGGRDPFLHMGAFEGLHSYHQPFAPPAALPSLNPHGLLSGAGAAAFGLQDLASPKANQCSSSNGAVSHCAGDTEKFHIVSLQDNQQADLSQGLTSWIHQETSDLCSVFSGGALANTMSGTLQRVTSSSLPPEDLLECTAHIKVGAHPSIGIPTGSSGLLERSVGVSADLRDSCISQQCALPISDGFSVDKLPLHIPFDGTGTTKLDASFVAGEQEMDQKGIFSERMAVTVCPSESLIVASNAKCGASSCGSTMLLPPHDTEKHSKYLQFVVASNSRHRMDGGMRQDQRLNSGGFSYDGGAIVPEQTDMYDLGVPKLQGGFNSSSCNFDGLLNSMIKVESDEVPFTENDLGCELFPLGACI comes from the exons ATGCTCTTGGACGCCATGACGATGGAGGCCAGGAAGGGGTtgatggagagggagagggagagggaccagTTCCCCGTCGGCATGCGGGTCCtcgccgtcgacgacgaccctgtgTGCCTCAAGGTTCTGGAGGTCCTCCTCCGGCGCTGCCAGTATCATG TAACAACCACCAACCAGGCTGCCACTGCACTGAGGCTGTTAAGGGAGAACAAGGACATGTTTGACCTGGTCATCAGCGACGTCCACATGCCCGACATGGACGGCTTCAAGCTCCTCGAGCTCGTGGGGCTCGAAATGGACCTCCCTGTCATCA TGTTATCGGTGAACGGAGAGACAAAATCTGTGCTCAAGGGGATAACCCATGGCGCCTGCGACTACCTCCTAAAGCCCGTTCGGATCGAAGAGCTCAGGAACGTGTGGCAGCACGTCGTTAGGAGGAAGTTCAGCAACCGTGAGCCGAACAACAACCATGACCTCTGCAAGGAGATCAGCAAGCCGCCGAGCGCGGACTCGTACCACCGGCTCGGCCAGGCGACGTGCGGCATGTCGTCCGACCAGAGCAACAGGGCCGGCAAGAAGCGGAAGGAGCCGCAcagcgaggaggaagacgaaggcGAGGACAACGACGACGCCGCGGGGTCGAAGAAGCCGAGGGTGGTGTGGTCAGTGGAGCTGCACCGGAAGTTCGTCGCCGCCGTCAACCAGCTCGGGATCGACA AGGCTGTACCCAAACGAATACTCGAGCTTATGAACGTGGAGAAGCTCACCAGGGAAAATGTTGCGAGCCATCTGCAG AAGTACAGGCTATACCTCAGACGGCTAAGTGCCGTGGCATCACAGCAAGCCAGCATTGCTGCTGCTTTTGGAGGCAGAGACCCCTTCTTGCACATGGGAGCATTTGAAGGACTTCATAGTTATCATCAACCCTTTGCCCCTCCTGCTGCTCTTCCATCTCTCAATCCACATGGACTGCTGAGTGGTGCTGGTGCAGCAGCATTTGGGCTTCAGGACCTTGCTTCTCCCAAGGCAAACCAGTGTTCTAGCAGCAACGGCGCAGTAAGTCATTGCGCCGGCGATACGGAGAAGTTCCACATTGTGAGCTTACAAGACAACCAACAGGCAGATTTATCGCAAGGCTTGACCTC GTGGATTCATCAAGAAACCAGTGACCTGTGCTCTGTCTTTTCCGGGGGTGCTCTGGCTAACACTATGTCTGGCACACTTCAAAGAGTTACAAGCAGTTCACTGCCACCAGAAGATCTTTTGGAGTGCACTGCACACATCAAAGTTGGAGCCCATCCATCAATAGGAATACCAACTGGGAGTTCAGGGCTGCTTGAAAGGTCTGTCGGAGTTTCCGCCGATTTGCGGGATTCTTGTATATCTCAGCAGTGTGCTCTTCCAATCAGTGATGGGTTTTCTGTCGACAAGTTACCGTTGCACATCCCGTTCGATGGTACCGGCACGACAAAACTTGATGCTAGCTTTGTGGCTGGAGAACAAGAGATGGACCAAAAGGGGATATTTTCGGAAAGAATGGCTGTTACTGTTTGTCCTTCTGAGAGCCTTATAGTAGCCAGCAATGCCAAATGTGGAGCTAGTTCTTGTGGTAGTACAATGCTGCTCCCTCCTCATGATACCGAGAAACATTCAAAATACTTGCAGTTTGTGGTTGCAAGCAACTCTAGACATAGAATGGATGGTGGAATGAGACAAGACCAAAGACTGAACAGTGGAGGTTTTAGCTATGATGGTGGTGCCATTGTGCCTGAGCAGACCGATATGTACGATTTGGGAGTTCCAAAGCTGCAGGGTGGATTCAATTCTAGCAGCTGCAACTTTGATGGTCTTCTCAATTCCATGATAAAAGTG GAGAGCGACGAAGTGCCGTTCACGGAAAATGACCTCGGGTGTGAACTTTTCCCACTTGGTGCCTGCATATGA
- the LOC119337087 gene encoding two-component response regulator ORR22-like isoform X1: MLLDAMTMEARKGLMERERERDQFPVGMRVLAVDDDPVCLKVLEVLLRRCQYHVTTTNQAATALRLLRENKDMFDLVISDVHMPDMDGFKLLELVGLEMDLPVIMLSVNGETKSVLKGITHGACDYLLKPVRIEELRNVWQHVVRRKFSNREPNNNHDLCKEISKPPSADSYHRLGQATCGMSSDQSNRAGKKRKEPHSEEEDEGEDNDDAAGSKKPRVVWSVELHRKFVAAVNQLGIDKAVPKRILELMNVEKLTRENVASHLQKYRLYLRRLSAVASQQASIAAAFGGRDPFLHMGAFEGLHSYHQPFAPPAALPSLNPHGLLSGAGAAAFGLQDLASPKANQCSSSNGAVSHCAGDTEKFHIVSLQDNQQADLSQGLTSSLGQPQLHQKWIHQETSDLCSVFSGGALANTMSGTLQRVTSSSLPPEDLLECTAHIKVGAHPSIGIPTGSSGLLERSVGVSADLRDSCISQQCALPISDGFSVDKLPLHIPFDGTGTTKLDASFVAGEQEMDQKGIFSERMAVTVCPSESLIVASNAKCGASSCGSTMLLPPHDTEKHSKYLQFVVASNSRHRMDGGMRQDQRLNSGGFSYDGGAIVPEQTDMYDLGVPKLQGGFNSSSCNFDGLLNSMIKVESDEVPFTENDLGCELFPLGACI, from the exons ATGCTCTTGGACGCCATGACGATGGAGGCCAGGAAGGGGTtgatggagagggagagggagagggaccagTTCCCCGTCGGCATGCGGGTCCtcgccgtcgacgacgaccctgtgTGCCTCAAGGTTCTGGAGGTCCTCCTCCGGCGCTGCCAGTATCATG TAACAACCACCAACCAGGCTGCCACTGCACTGAGGCTGTTAAGGGAGAACAAGGACATGTTTGACCTGGTCATCAGCGACGTCCACATGCCCGACATGGACGGCTTCAAGCTCCTCGAGCTCGTGGGGCTCGAAATGGACCTCCCTGTCATCA TGTTATCGGTGAACGGAGAGACAAAATCTGTGCTCAAGGGGATAACCCATGGCGCCTGCGACTACCTCCTAAAGCCCGTTCGGATCGAAGAGCTCAGGAACGTGTGGCAGCACGTCGTTAGGAGGAAGTTCAGCAACCGTGAGCCGAACAACAACCATGACCTCTGCAAGGAGATCAGCAAGCCGCCGAGCGCGGACTCGTACCACCGGCTCGGCCAGGCGACGTGCGGCATGTCGTCCGACCAGAGCAACAGGGCCGGCAAGAAGCGGAAGGAGCCGCAcagcgaggaggaagacgaaggcGAGGACAACGACGACGCCGCGGGGTCGAAGAAGCCGAGGGTGGTGTGGTCAGTGGAGCTGCACCGGAAGTTCGTCGCCGCCGTCAACCAGCTCGGGATCGACA AGGCTGTACCCAAACGAATACTCGAGCTTATGAACGTGGAGAAGCTCACCAGGGAAAATGTTGCGAGCCATCTGCAG AAGTACAGGCTATACCTCAGACGGCTAAGTGCCGTGGCATCACAGCAAGCCAGCATTGCTGCTGCTTTTGGAGGCAGAGACCCCTTCTTGCACATGGGAGCATTTGAAGGACTTCATAGTTATCATCAACCCTTTGCCCCTCCTGCTGCTCTTCCATCTCTCAATCCACATGGACTGCTGAGTGGTGCTGGTGCAGCAGCATTTGGGCTTCAGGACCTTGCTTCTCCCAAGGCAAACCAGTGTTCTAGCAGCAACGGCGCAGTAAGTCATTGCGCCGGCGATACGGAGAAGTTCCACATTGTGAGCTTACAAGACAACCAACAGGCAGATTTATCGCAAGGCTTGACCTCGTCGCTTGGGCAGCCCCAGCTCCATCAGAAGTGGATTCATCAAGAAACCAGTGACCTGTGCTCTGTCTTTTCCGGGGGTGCTCTGGCTAACACTATGTCTGGCACACTTCAAAGAGTTACAAGCAGTTCACTGCCACCAGAAGATCTTTTGGAGTGCACTGCACACATCAAAGTTGGAGCCCATCCATCAATAGGAATACCAACTGGGAGTTCAGGGCTGCTTGAAAGGTCTGTCGGAGTTTCCGCCGATTTGCGGGATTCTTGTATATCTCAGCAGTGTGCTCTTCCAATCAGTGATGGGTTTTCTGTCGACAAGTTACCGTTGCACATCCCGTTCGATGGTACCGGCACGACAAAACTTGATGCTAGCTTTGTGGCTGGAGAACAAGAGATGGACCAAAAGGGGATATTTTCGGAAAGAATGGCTGTTACTGTTTGTCCTTCTGAGAGCCTTATAGTAGCCAGCAATGCCAAATGTGGAGCTAGTTCTTGTGGTAGTACAATGCTGCTCCCTCCTCATGATACCGAGAAACATTCAAAATACTTGCAGTTTGTGGTTGCAAGCAACTCTAGACATAGAATGGATGGTGGAATGAGACAAGACCAAAGACTGAACAGTGGAGGTTTTAGCTATGATGGTGGTGCCATTGTGCCTGAGCAGACCGATATGTACGATTTGGGAGTTCCAAAGCTGCAGGGTGGATTCAATTCTAGCAGCTGCAACTTTGATGGTCTTCTCAATTCCATGATAAAAGTG GAGAGCGACGAAGTGCCGTTCACGGAAAATGACCTCGGGTGTGAACTTTTCCCACTTGGTGCCTGCATATGA